The Pseudomonadota bacterium genome has a window encoding:
- a CDS encoding DEAD/DEAH box helicase codes for GKNIAAQSQTGTGKTAVFLVALFNRLLHTTTAQKGKKQPRALIMAPTRELVLQIHQEAKLLGSHTGLVVQAIFGGIDYEKQREALKQHDIDIIIATPGRLIDYFKQKIFNLKAIEVLIIDEADRMFDLGFIPDLRYILRRCSPYNKRQSLLFSATLSYRVMELAYEHLDITESIVITPNQLAAEKIQQGLYHVGKKEKIPLFFGLLARETPERSLVFCNTKRMAEILVDYLKVNHYPAAALTGDVPQKKRLAILERFKKKEITILIATDVASRGLHIDNVTHVFNFDLPQDAEDYVHRIGRTARVGASGKAISLASEDDAFFLEPIETLVGKIDILWAENDDFRTDIKRPRKRQRTARKPMGKPAKRPAGKRYGSKRNKNRKKPT; via the coding sequence CGGAAAAAATATTGCCGCTCAATCACAAACCGGAACCGGGAAAACAGCTGTCTTCCTGGTCGCTTTATTTAATCGGCTTTTGCACACTACAACAGCACAGAAGGGCAAAAAACAGCCTCGAGCCCTGATCATGGCCCCGACTCGGGAGCTGGTCCTCCAGATCCATCAGGAAGCCAAACTGCTCGGCAGCCATACAGGTTTGGTGGTTCAAGCTATTTTTGGCGGCATCGATTATGAAAAGCAGCGAGAAGCGCTCAAACAGCATGACATTGATATTATCATTGCCACCCCCGGACGATTGATTGATTATTTCAAACAAAAGATTTTCAATCTTAAAGCCATAGAAGTCCTGATCATTGACGAAGCCGACCGCATGTTTGATCTTGGATTTATTCCGGATCTCCGCTACATCTTACGTCGCTGTTCCCCCTATAATAAAAGACAGTCCCTGCTCTTTTCCGCCACTCTTTCCTACCGGGTGATGGAACTGGCCTACGAACATCTGGATATTACTGAATCCATTGTCATTACCCCCAACCAGCTGGCTGCCGAAAAAATCCAGCAGGGTCTTTACCATGTAGGTAAGAAAGAAAAAATTCCCCTGTTCTTCGGCCTGCTGGCCAGGGAAACTCCGGAGCGATCCCTGGTTTTCTGCAACACCAAAAGAATGGCGGAAATTCTGGTGGATTATCTTAAAGTTAATCACTACCCCGCCGCTGCGTTAACCGGTGATGTACCCCAGAAAAAACGATTGGCCATCCTTGAACGGTTCAAAAAGAAAGAAATCACCATTCTGATCGCCACTGATGTGGCCTCCCGGGGCCTGCACATTGACAACGTTACCCATGTTTTTAATTTTGACCTGCCCCAGGATGCCGAAGACTATGTCCATCGCATAGGCCGAACAGCCCGGGTGGGAGCCAGCGGCAAGGCCATTTCCCTGGCCAGTGAAGATGATGCTTTTTTCCTTGAACCCATTGAAACCCTGGTGGGAAAAATTGATATTCTCTGGGCTGAAAATGATGATTTTCGCACCGATATCAAACGACCACGAAAACGCCAGCGAACCGCCAGGAAGCCAATGGGCAAACCAGCAAAAAGACCGGCAGGAAAAAGATATGGCAGCAAGCGGAATAAAAATCGAAAAAAACCAACCTGA
- a CDS encoding DUF1820 family protein, whose product MNNKTTHIYRVQFKTGNRNYSLLARSIGESEMFGFIEVSDFIFEDKKRLIISPEDDALRKEFSQVNFICIPHQYILRIDSLNDEQDIGVSYLKIADDQKSTKE is encoded by the coding sequence ATGAATAATAAAACAACCCATATTTACCGGGTACAATTTAAAACCGGGAACCGGAATTATTCCCTGCTGGCTCGCAGCATTGGCGAATCGGAAATGTTTGGTTTTATCGAGGTTTCCGACTTTATTTTTGAAGATAAAAAACGACTGATTATTTCCCCGGAAGATGATGCTTTACGGAAAGAATTTTCCCAGGTCAATTTTATCTGTATTCCCCATCAGTATATTCTGCGGATAGACAGTCTCAATGATGAACAGGACATCGGGGTATCCTACCTGAAAATTGCCGATGACCAGAAAAGCACAAAGGAGTAA
- the tyrS gene encoding tyrosine--tRNA ligase has protein sequence MQQVYNQLESRGFIYQATHEQELQDKLAAESQTFYIGFDPTADSLHVGSLIPIIAMMHLQRAGHRPIAVLGGGTAMVGDPSGKTEMRQLLTREDIDLNGIGIRRQLERFLKLEPGQGLLINNADWLEKLTYIDFLRDVGRHFSVNRMLTAESYRQRLDSGLSFIEFNYMLLQAYDFYILNRDYQCTIQMGGQDQWGNIVAGVDLIRRMEGKETYGITFPLLTTSNGEKFGKTAAGAVWLDEKRTSVYDFYQFWRNCEDGERGRLLRLFTFLPLAEISELEQMEDQAINRVKEILAYEVTSLVHGPQKAAGAYRTATGQFGSADPDNRIKTSSAITAIKPSESPDSLPQSTITRLQLKKGITIVELFIKTGLCSSKGQSRRLLQQGGGYCNDSRVTEDRGITQSDFNDGQIMLRAGKKRYHRIVLQ, from the coding sequence TTGCAACAAGTATACAATCAACTGGAAAGTCGCGGTTTCATCTATCAGGCAACCCATGAGCAGGAATTACAGGACAAGCTGGCCGCAGAATCGCAGACTTTTTATATCGGCTTTGATCCAACTGCCGACAGTCTCCATGTGGGCAGTCTTATACCAATCATTGCCATGATGCATCTGCAACGGGCAGGACATCGTCCCATCGCTGTACTCGGTGGGGGGACGGCCATGGTTGGAGACCCCAGTGGCAAAACCGAGATGCGCCAGCTGCTGACCCGTGAAGATATTGATCTGAATGGAATCGGCATCCGGCGACAACTGGAACGCTTTCTAAAGCTGGAGCCCGGACAGGGATTGCTGATCAACAATGCCGACTGGCTGGAAAAACTGACCTATATCGATTTCCTTCGAGATGTTGGCCGCCACTTCAGCGTCAACCGGATGCTGACTGCCGAATCCTATCGCCAACGGCTTGATAGCGGCCTCTCATTCATTGAATTTAACTATATGCTGCTGCAGGCATATGATTTCTATATTCTAAACCGTGATTACCAGTGCACCATCCAGATGGGAGGACAGGATCAATGGGGCAATATTGTCGCCGGTGTTGATTTAATCCGCCGGATGGAGGGAAAAGAGACATATGGTATCACTTTCCCGCTCTTAACCACCAGCAACGGGGAAAAATTCGGTAAAACAGCTGCCGGAGCTGTCTGGCTGGATGAAAAACGTACTTCTGTATATGATTTCTATCAGTTCTGGCGTAATTGTGAAGATGGGGAGAGAGGCCGGCTTTTACGGCTCTTTACTTTCCTGCCGCTGGCGGAAATCAGCGAGCTGGAACAAATGGAGGATCAGGCCATCAACCGGGTTAAAGAAATTCTGGCATATGAAGTCACTTCCCTGGTCCATGGACCGCAGAAAGCTGCCGGGGCATATCGGACAGCGACAGGACAATTCGGTTCCGCCGACCCCGACAACCGGATTAAGACATCATCGGCCATTACTGCCATTAAACCGTCTGAATCTCCTGATTCACTGCCACAGAGTACCATAACCCGGCTGCAACTGAAAAAAGGAATAACCATAGTAGAACTATTCATTAAAACCGGTCTCTGTTCTTCCAAGGGACAGTCCAGACGCCTGCTGCAGCAGGGTGGTGGTTACTGTAATGACAGCCGGGTGACAGAAGACCGAGGAATCACTCAAAGCGATTTCAATGATGGACAGATAATGCTGCGGGCCGGTAAAAAACGTTATCACCGGATAGTTCTCCAATAA
- the rpsT gene encoding 30S ribosomal protein S20, whose product MANHKSALKRMRQNEKRRLINRQVVSQMRSSIKKFQLAAEEGKNPETLQESLQRVSVIIDKAASKGVIHRKNASRKISRLTRLCNQVGETEVAQA is encoded by the coding sequence TTGGCAAATCATAAATCAGCATTAAAGCGGATGCGCCAGAATGAAAAACGCCGGTTAATAAATCGGCAGGTGGTATCCCAGATGAGATCTTCGATTAAAAAGTTTCAGCTGGCGGCAGAGGAAGGGAAAAATCCTGAAACCCTGCAGGAAAGCTTACAGCGAGTTTCTGTCATTATTGACAAGGCAGCCAGCAAAGGGGTTATCCATCGAAAAAATGCTTCCCGGAAAATTTCCCGGTTAACGCGGTTGTGTAACCAGGTTGGGGAAACTGAGGTGGCTCAGGCCTGA